TCAGAATTTAAAATGATGCCAACTGTAACTAAAAACCTGATAATTATCAATGTACTGGTATTTTTCGGTACGCTCGTTGCTCAACGATATGGTCTGGACCTAACGAATTATCTGGGATTGCACTTTTTCCTTGCAAGCGATTTCAATCCGGCACAACTTATCACTTATATGTTCATGCACGGCGGATTCAGCCACATCTTTTTTAATATGTTCGCCGTTTTCATGTTCGGTCCGATTCTCGAACAAACCTGGGGACCCAAACGTTTCCTGTTTTACTATATCCTTTGCGGTATCGGTGCGGGACTTATTCAGGAAGGGGTGCAGTATATCCAGTATGTGACGGAACTTAGCCAGTATGCACAAGTGAATATCGGTTCCGCTGTCATCCCTATGGAACAATATCTAAATATGATGACCACCGTAGGAGCTTCGGGAGCCGTTTATGCAATATTGTTGGCATTCGGTATGCTATATCCTA
The DNA window shown above is from Bacteroides faecium and carries:
- a CDS encoding rhomboid family intramembrane serine protease, which encodes MPTVTKNLIIINVLVFFGTLVAQRYGLDLTNYLGLHFFLASDFNPAQLITYMFMHGGFSHIFFNMFAVFMFGPILEQTWGPKRFLFYYILCGIGAGLIQEGVQYIQYVTELSQYAQVNIGSAVIPMEQYLNMMTTVGASGAVYAILLAFGMLYPNNKLFIFPLPFPIKAKFFVIGYAAIELWAGLANSAGDNVAHFAHLGGMLFGLILILYWRKKSNNNGTYYS